One genomic region from Rosa rugosa chromosome 1, drRosRugo1.1, whole genome shotgun sequence encodes:
- the LOC133740782 gene encoding uncharacterized protein LOC133740782 — protein MDLNGAVNPQNQPDPRQAGHNFRGAILHHCIFLPVMAILGWLVQLKYTSATASPFVTDYVTIRMFIVAFLVYFGFLTVEILLAHAPNSDLGEFINNIIFLFGTLASFLLLLILVRDFGLFALILWTIYLVRDVATKKSYRNAVCDVFNKVKEMINGHLVEINGVQFQPPPHIVVQIQDAGEPNVL, from the exons ATGGATCTTAACGGTGCCGTTAATCCTCAGAATCAACCAGA CCCAAGGCAAGCGGGTCACAATTTTCGTGGGGCAATATTGCACCATTGTATTTTTTTACCAGTCATGGCCATTTTAGGCTGGCTAGTCCAACTAAAGTACACATCTGCGACTGCATCTCCATTCGTCACCGACTATGTTACCATTCGAATGTTTATAGTCGCTTTCTTGGTTTACTTTGGGTTCTTGACTGTGGAGATATTATTAGCCCATGCTCCCAATTCAGATTTGGGGGAGTTCATCAACAACATTATCTTCTTGTTCGGAACGCTTGCCTCGTTCTTGCTTCTGCTTATCCTCGTTCGAGATTTCGGGTTGTTTGCCCTCATCTTGTGGACGATTTATCTTGTGAGGGATGTTGCAACTAAGAAGTCGTACAGGAATGCAGTTTGTGATGTCTTCAACAAAGTAAAAGAGATGATTAATGGTCACTTGGTGGAGATTAATGGTGTACAATTCCAACCTCCACCACATATCGTTGTACAAATCCAAGATGCGGGAGAACCGAATGTTCTTTGA